Within the Medicago truncatula cultivar Jemalong A17 chromosome 4, MtrunA17r5.0-ANR, whole genome shotgun sequence genome, the region TTTCCCTCTCCTCCCttcccaccaccaccacccccacccacacacacacacacacacacacacacaaagccCTCTCATTCCCTCCTCTCGAGACTGGCAAAACGGAACATAAcgaacttgaaatttttaagataaGCCTATCTAAACTTGCAGTAACAATGGGATTATTAGTAGCCTTGAGCTCATGACGCTACCTAACCGTTAAATCATGAACTGGAGGCTTTCctaccattttatttttctaatcaaTTTAAATATCAAGAATAAGTTAATAATTGCTAGGTGTCTGCTTGgtaagcttatagcttataagctcataTGATTAAAAAAGACCTGTTTGGCAATTATCAGCTTTGCACGGGCTTATATCTTATTTTCATGAGTTTATAGCGGTTTtttataagctaattcaagtagcttatagcttatcaccAAACAAGCCTAAATGAACAAGTAATTCTAACCAATGTAATgcatcataaaataattgtagagaagatgaaagtaacaaaaatagaaaatcatttACATTGACAATCATAAgttcaaatttattcaattagCCTAAGATGGGATGTAAGAAGAAAGAGAATACGGAAGAACCTGGTAAGGGATTAAGGCACCGGAAGCCGCATCGATCGCTTGAGCATTGACTGTGCgtgattttttatgaaaaccAATTTATgcataatttgagaaaatgaagatGTTGCATCAAAACCCTTTCgaataattgatttatttgtatgatttattgCATTTAAGGTTTATGGTGTTACAAAACTCGTCCCGAatgtaaaaaatcaaatttttatcccttttatataaatagaaactcatATCCTAATTCATTtcaggctaaaatatggttttagtcctgCAAATATgcatcgttttggttttagtccatgtaaaaaaaaaaaatttgtttttgatccctgcaaaattttttgtttttgaaaatagtccatgagggactattttcaaaaacaacaaattttgcagggaccttttttaaaaacaaaatattttgcagggacccaaaactacaaaattggttcagttataatgtgtcacgtatgcaaatcatcagaaaagtggggtcagggactattttcaaaaacaaaaaattttacagggaccaaaacaattttttttttttacagggactaaaaccaaaacgagacatatttgcagggactaaaaccatattttagccttcaTTTCACTCATACAATCAAAGTCTCAGTCTTTCAGATGACACTCACTTCTCTaagttctctctcttctccttccACATCTCACATCCCCggtctctctcttctccatcgcTATAGCCATCGATTGCCATCaactctttgttggataatgcattacaacgcCCGGGACtgaaaaacacttttttttattaaaaaaattatccactGCAGGGTTGGGTATGaggcggggatacccgaacctGTCAAAGACAGGGATGAGATTCGATTTATCATCTATGTTGGATATGGATAGAGTAACAGATAAGTATTTAAGAGTAAAGTATGGAGACGGAGAAGGTAAAACTCATCTCCACCCCACCCCATTGTCATGCCTAACCTCAATTGTGCAATTTTTGAGAACATAATCTCCATGGAGACAATACCCAactcattattttattactaGTACATTTGTTCTACGTAGGTTTGATTAATTcatgaaaattgaattaatcaTACTACTGCTGGTCTATTCATTTGTTATGACATATCTCTATTTATCTGGtttcaataatatttattttctgcATATCAATAGTAACAAGTATTAACTagattttgctcaaaaaaataaaagtattaacTAGATTAAAATAACcaaatagtttttttgttaTGCAATTTAGTGAGTCGATGTTAGTCATTTGAAGGTAAAAATAAacgaaaatatatatatatatatatatatatatatatatatatatatatataaaatcaaaattagctAAAGGAGATTGATAAATACTGACTTATGAATTAACACCATACATGCACAATTGCACTTGAACCGAAATAATTAGGCTCTTAATTCATTGTAGTGTATAAAATTCTTTTATTCACAAAAGCTTCGATACAAATTAACCAGAACAATGCTGAATAtaattctttgaaaaaatttcaaataactATAGCCGGAAGCTTAATAGACGGGAGGCGGGGGTGAGTTGTAGAGATCGGAATGAGATGGAGGAGGTTATGGAGATGGGGGAGGAGGAGACTTCTAAATACAAGGAGGCGGTGGTGAAGGGGTAGGAGGTGGCGGTGACTTATAGACATATGTGTTTACgtgtgtttttggtaaacaataaaattagttttacaaTGTTGCTTGCAGGATCAAACTAAAAATCGCAAGGCATGTTGTGCAATCTTTTTCCAGAAAATGTTTGAATGttcatcatagtcatagtttgCTTTATGAACAAGATGACTAAAACTGTTTTTGTATAAGATGAATGTCTTTCGACAGAAATCAGTGAAGAAAATGCAAGTAAAAGACTTAAAAGTTTAAACGCAGTAACTTAAAGAAATgtaaattgcattgcattgaAATAAAATGTGGTTTAGCAAATCATTACAAACATTCTATGACTATTTTCTCTCTAGGCTTAGTACTTTGAGTGTTTGAATTCTGTAAATGAGATTTGTGATCCGCTTTTCCTATGAAACACTACTATATATACATAGAGAAAATAACTGCAAAGACCTAAATTGCTATAAACTGAATGTCTTCGCCAAGAACTGCATGCTTTCCATATGTCTCGACTTCAAACTTGCTTCTTCACAATCCAAAAACTCTGTGGAATCAAAATCTTTCATCGAAAGCTTTCCATTCTCTGTCGAACTCATTACCTTCAACCATGGACTTAGAATGTTTTTATGGCTTTAAACTTCTTTCTTCCTAATGAAAAGCATAAGAAAATATAGGCTAACAATATGGTGGAGGAGGTGATGGAGAAGGTGGAGGTGGAGATTTGTAGTAGTCAGGAGGAGGTGGTGAAGGAGGTGGATGTGACTTATAGACATAGGATGGGGGAGGTGAAGGAGATGGTGGGGGTGGAGATTCATAAACATATGGAGGAGGGGGTGAAGGAGGTGGAGAATTATAGACATATGGAGGAGGTGATGAAGGAGAATGAGGAGGAGGGGACATATAGACATATGGAGGGGGTGGTGAAGGGGATGGTGGTGAAGTAGATGGTGGAGGTGGTGACTTGTATACATATGGTGGGGGAGGAGAGGGAGATGGAGGAGGTGGTGACTTATATAGATATGGTGGAGGGGATGGTGGGGGTGGAGATTTGTAAACATATGGAGGTGGTGGGGATGGAGATGGAGGAGGTGGTGCCTTATAGACATATGGAGGAGGGGTAGGGGATGGAGGTGGCGGTGGCGGTGGCTCATAAACATACGGTGGGGGAGGAGAGGGTGATGGTGGAGGAAGAGACTTATATACATATGGTGGAGGGGGTGAGTGTGACGGTGGTGGTGGGGACTTGTAGACATAAGGTGAAGGAGGGGAAGGGGATGGAGGTGGTGGTGATTTGTAAACAGAGGGTGAGGGTGGGGGAGTTGGGGGTGATGGTGGAGGAGTTGGGGGTGATGGTGGAGGAGGAGACTTGTAGACATAtggaggtggtggtgatggAGAAGGTAGAGGAGGACTCTTGTAGACATATGGTGGGGGAGGTGAAGGAGATGGAGGAGGTGGTGACTTGTAGACATATGGAGGTGGAGGTGAGGGAGATGGTGGTGGTGGACTCTTATAGACATATGGTGGGGGAGGGAAAGGAGACGGAGGAGGTGGTGATTTGTAGACATGTGGAGGCGGAGGAGAGAGAGATGGAGGTGGTGGGGACTTGTACACATATGGAGGAGGTGGTGAGGGAGATGGTGGTGGAGGAGACTTATAGACataaggtggtggtggtgatggggATCGTGGAGGTGGATATATGTAGTAATAAGGTGGGTATTTGCAGACATAGGGAGGTGGAGGTGATAGAGATGGCGGAGGTGGGAACTTGTAGTAATATGGAGGTGATTTGGAATAATATGGTGCCTGCTGTCCATGACTTGGACTAATATAGATGAGTTGAGGCAAATGCCTCAACCCAAATGAGGTTCCCATCTTTTTTAAGAATGTGTATTTCTGTACTCAGTTCCTTGGAAGAGTGATAGCTAGTTACTGTGATTGCTTAAGTTTGCATTCTAACTCTTTATATAGTGTTTTCCAAGCATAGATTataagatttttaatttttcaattgcaTTAAGACAGCCTGGCTTAAagttttgaattatatttttatttcgtGGATGACGTGTTTActgtttttgtatattttttggtttttgttcaTGTCATATTGTATTTTAAAACTTGATGCATTCTGGTCAGAATTCTTTAATACACAAATGGAATGAAGTATAACTTGGAAAAGTAATGCATCATTTTAATTTCCACTGTTTTATAAGTGAAAATGTGTTGTATATGATCTAAATTTGGATTTAAATATTGGTGCAGACAACCATATTTCGTATAAATAAGCAAAATTATGTTTTATGCTATAACTTTTGTGCCACTATTGTCAATGAATTAATAAGCTACTTCAACTTAATTACTTGTGTTGACGTGACCATACGGTACTTTTTTGTTTGGTACATAGAGGAGATGACAAAACCATCATAAACCCACACATATAAAGTGGAGGTatcagagttcgaaccccgatcataaTATCCgatctaacaatttcgacattttaaacagttgagctaggacttgtgACGACCATATGGTACTTTATTTAATGTGAAATGGTTATATGTATTGTAGGAATATTTCgttttggtttaaaaaatttaattgacTTGTTGTATATATAATTACTGTCTATCTCAGTCGACCTAccttcatataatttttttacggtTCTTTAAAACAACCATGATTTACTCTAATATTCTTTGATTAGTTCCACCATGAATATGTACGACGGtggaaaattttgaaatattagtgattttttgtttattttggtaGTGtactaatattaatataattcatttttttgacCAAACTAGTAATATAATTCTATtcaatgtttatttgatttaacaAGACAAAAGAAAAGTACGTTAGCAATGACCTTACTTGTGTAAgaatcttttaatatttttttttttgctttcgtaCTGGTTTCCGATCCACCAACGGTGGGCGATTAATCCGGCTCGTGTGTAGAGGCGTGTGTAATGGTCAAGCGTTGTTTCCCCTAAAAATTGAACTCGGTATTTCTCAAGTGTATCTTTGGAAGGAGCTCAAGCAActtggttcaatttttttttaatatttagttaGTCTCTTAATTAACTACGATATTGTTCAATAAATTTTAACTCAATtatcaaaaatatcaaaattgtaagGTTGATGTTGCCATCAAAGTTCGAACTTTAACTTCTTCATTTATGTATGAGTGAGTTTCCATTGATAATTGTCAAACAAATTATTAAGCTTTTGAACTCTTCTAGAAtaattattatgcattgtccataccaactgagctaagctcacaaagactgttttattttatttttaattttaacgaAAGGGAATCTTTGATCTGaatgtatttaaatataaaaaatcaaagtgaATTTAATTTTAGTGAAATGGTAgctaattattttaaaatttactaCCATTATATTCTGTAGCACAATTATGGTAGAAATTCTTATTTTCTTGTAGTGCAAGTTAGTTGCAAGTTTTTTCTTGAAAggaatttgtatttttttttaactaatgaaTGAAAGTTAGTTGCAACATATATATTAGTCACGGTATCTCACCTCATTCTTTTAAtcatatttctttgtttttgtttcccGTTAAAGTATtcccaatatttttatttttttttagggaatattcCCAATCTTTCTTAAATAGTAACTATCAAGTATCAACAATTCAACATGCAtattatattctttcaaaaagaaaaaaaatggttatacatACTTGTAAGAAAgtacatatatttttagtttcctTACTGCTGGCTTCCTAAGACCTGGTAATGTCTCCTTTCTCActtgacaaaaaattaataatctaTGAAGCATAAATATGGTCACTAATGACAGTGGACAtcaataatcatttaaaaaaataaataaattaaatgtaattataTACGTCAGTTTTTATTATATCAGACACCGAACACATCTTGAATGAAGCAATGTTGCAAACCATACATGACATAAGGCGCTTAAATGTtaatcaaaaccattttcaatgaTCAACGATAGGGATATTATTACTCAACACCTCTTTAGAAATCATTCAATCAACTTCCAAAGCGTAATGGTCATGTCATGTAATCAAGTCAGAGGTTGTTACGGTCACCCGTAATGAGGGGCTACGACAAAATGAGCTGCATAACTctatgattattgttttttttttttttttaaagaactaaaATGATTCTTTTGTAATGTAATTTAATCCAAGTCTTTTGATGTTATACTTAGGTTCTCTCTTTGATTTGACATAACTTAGCACCAAATTTATCTTGTATTTGCATTGTTCTTTCAATAtagttttcttgtttttatttcttgcattgtctttatgttatttaattaaactCGTCCTTATGATGAGTGAGtagtttttttaagttttggGATTATGAAAAGTAATTTTATGATAAACTTTTCATAAtccttgttttctttcttttatttagtATATGCATtcacctaatttattttattgttttgtcaTGTTCGTGTCATCTCACCGTTTAAACCAAGTTAGTCTCTGTTGTTTGAATTGGACgatctatttatttgtttgaacTGAACGACTCAAGTTCCATATTGTTTTTCTATGATGTTCGAATTGGATACCAATACCATCACAAACTCATCTCACATGATTaagtatataattaattatggtGCTGCGTTGTTATGCTTTAAAAACAAGTGTCCCACAACACAACCATCACAAACTCATCTGACATGAAGAAATTCATGAAAGGCATGTTTATAGAAAGAATAATTTTAGTTCAAaatgaaagtattttttttcaaaatttcatgaaCATCATCAAGATTAGCAACAACAAATACGAAACTATATATCAGTATATGAAATTTGATAAAACAGATTAAAATACGCTTCTGAAATAACACTTATACAAAATGATACAACATGGAGTCCAAAGCATAGCTTTATTACAGAGCAGACTTTTATTACTAATGAAAACTTTATTGCAAtacaaacaacacaacaatgATCATAGTATAACTATTGGAAGGAGTCAAAATGCATATGTCATCAAGCTTAATACACAGGGGGTGGAGGTGAACTATATTGGTAGGGCTTATATGGTGTAGGTGGGGATTTGTAAACGTAAGGAGGAGATTTATAAACATAGGGAGCGGGTGGTGGGGATTTATAGATATATGGTGGAGACTCATAAACATATGGAGGGGGTATAGGTTTGTAGTAGTATGGAGGAGGTGGTGATGGTGAGGGTGGAGGAGGTGACTCATAAACATAAGGTGGTGGTGGAGGGGATTTGTAGACATATTGTGGAGGAGGAGGTGATTCGTAAACATATGGAGGAGGTGGCGGTGACTTGTAGACATATGGTGGTGGAGGTGGCGACTTGTATACATATGGTGGGGGTGGTGATGGAGATGGTGGAGGAGGAGACTTGTAGACATATGGAGGTGGGGTGTACACATATGGTGGGGGAGGTGGCGACTTGTAGATATATGGAGGAGGTGGTGATGGTGGAGGAGGAGATGGGTAAACATAAGGTGGAGGAGGTGGTGACTTATACACATATGGAGGAGGTGGGGGTGATTTGTAGATATATGGAGGAGGAGGCGATGGTGGAGGAGGAGATGGGTAAACATAAGGTGGAGGAGGTGGTGATTTGTATACGTATGGAGGAGGTGGTGATGGTGGAGGAGGAGACGGGTAAACGTAAGGTGGAGGAGGTGGTGACTTGTACACATATGGAGGAGGTGGGGGTGACTTGTACACATATGGAGGAGGTGGTGATGGTGGAGGAGGAGACGGGTAAACATAAGGTGGAGGAGGTGGTGACTTGTACACGTATGGAGGAGGTGGGGGTGACTTGTACACATATGGAGGAGGTGGCGGTGACTTGTATACATACGGAGGAGGTGGTGATGGTGGAGGAGGAGACGGGTAAACGTAAGGTGGAGGAGGTGGTGACTTGTACACGTATGGAGGAGGTGGGGGTGACTTGTATACATATGGAGGTGGCGGTGATGGTGGAGGAGGAGACGGGTAAACATAAGGTGGAGGAGGTGGTGACTTGTACACAtatggaggaggtggtggtgatTTATAGACATAAGGAGGTGGTGGTGATGgagatggtggtggtggagatTTGTAGTAATATGGTGGTAATTTGTAATCATAAGGAGGTGGCGGTGACGGGGGTGGAGGTTTATAGTAATTATATGGAGGGAACTTATGGTCATATGGTGGTGGAGATTTATAGTTATATGGAGGGAATTTGTGTTCATATGGAGGTGGAGATTGATAATTGTATGGAGGGAATTTGTAGGCAAAtggaggtggtggtgatggtggtggAGATTTATAGTAATTATATGGAGGGAATTTATGGTCATATGGAGGTGGGGATTTGTATTCATATAGAGGTGGAGATTGATAGTTATTATACGACGGTGGTTTGTAATAGTAAGATGGTGGCGTTGTTGGTTGTGGATAGTTGTAGTATGGTTGTTGGCCTCCATAGTAAGGCTTATCATCAGCGGTAGCAAAAGTACTAATAGCAATCATGCAAAATGCTATTGTATACATGAGTCGAGGCAAATTCCTCGGCTCAATTGATGTTCCCATATTCTCTTAATGTGTAACCTTATATTTCTTCTATTGTTGTATAGAAGATTTGTGTTTTTATTGCTTTAAGTATCGACTTGTAACTCTTTATATAGTGTTATCACCTTCACTATCTAAGGATTTTTTAAGTTGTATATACAAAGTGGCTCAACATTTTATTAGATATCTCGCTTTTGAAGTGATGCACACCTTGCTTTGTcactattttatatttcaacttGAAGTTTACAAAGTCAAGAAGTACATGACCTAGGTACTCTTTACATTTTAGATTTGATCAAACATTTCTGTAAAAGAACGAATCAAGAGTGGACTCTTGCTGTTCCCGTTGACTTTTGGAAAATCTCAGGTGATTATGAATGAACGAGTCATTGTGTGAAATAGAAGCAAAAGGAAAATGTAAAATGCATTGGTTAATAGATGATAAATGCAAACAGTGTCCCATGAGCATAGTTAAATCGGTAGTAATATTGTAATATGTGGTGTTAAAATTTGAACCTTATATTctcaacttatttattttaaaatggtaaaattttGAGCATTAGGGCATtcgacaaaacaaaaaatatataaatgcaaatagttttttttttttggttcaaataataagcagaatttttattttattttatgggaaATGCAAATAGTAGCTCTTAGTATGATTTGAAcaaatgcattttattttctaaaacaaaattgtCAAATTGTTGGTGTAAAACCGTTATTAATTAAGTTAGTGATTTTTTGTGAAAGAACATTTCAAGGGGTTTGTCTAATATAGACCTTAAAAAAAAGGATCAACATGGATCTTTACTATTTTTAGTATGATATAATATTGaggtttataataataaaaaaggaagtgatctaatattttattaaaaattattaaggtATGGATCTTTTGACATTTATTTAGTGGTATACAATCTTTGATTAAGTGTTTGACATTTTGCTATAGTATACATCGCTACATAGTTTTGGTACGAAGAATagtaaaatgattattttattcgaTGAAATTTATGTGAGATCAATATCTAAAATTTGGAACCAACataaattttatctaaaaaagtaataaatgttaaaaaagaGTATTTTTAGCACTCTTTATGTTACCAAATATATAACTAATGCATATATAACCTTTACTTATGACAGACGACTTCACTAGGGAGTAGGGGTGAACTATTCAttagcttaaaattttaaactttgacatggtatatataattaattaattatcctgTCTCGCACTTCGTCACACACTTTTTTTACGATAGAAAAGTTGatttatcatcaataaaaataaaaagtcgcaatacaacttaattttattttttttgacacgCAATACAACTTAATTATAATGATAAGAATATATCAATATAAGGGATCGTGTTAGTTTTAACATCCTAGTAAATACtttgttcaaaagaaaaaacatcgtagtaaatactaaaaatagttcaagaaaataataaaaatattacttatGTAAGCATAACTTAGTTGATATAATACATTGCATTATATATTCGAGAGATCAAGTTTGAACGTCATATTTTCTACTTATTCTTTTTAAGAGATGAATTTCTAACCGGTATAacacttaacaaaaaaataagacaaCAATTTTGATCCCTAGATATGCAACTTGTTGTCAAACTAGTCTCAGACTTGggataacacaaaaaagctTCTGACACGAAAATTGGTTAGCCCTTATTATATGTGACGTTAGTTTTGAACGTTAAGTCAAGCTaagttagtattttttttgttgagaaaataggTGAGTTGGCATATtatcaattgattttaaatcCCTAAATTCCAAAATTCTCAAACCACcttctttttcttctgtttGAAATCCCAAATCCTTAGTAGTTTTCTTCTTACCTTAATCATCTTCTCCTCGTTGCACTCAAAATCGAGAACCCTTCACTTCGAATAGAAAACCTTAAAATTCACGATTTCACATTCAGAATCGAGATAGCATACCAAGAATGAGGTACTTCTAAGAGGATATGGGTTTGGAATGAagtccatctttgctccatttaagaTTCCTCAATTTATCCTATTTCAAGTTATAGATGTGTGACATgtggaaaaaataaaaccaatggCTGAGATTAAAAGCTTTGAAAAATGCAATTGTTTAATGAAAACAGAAGCTCACGCGCTTTCATTCTTCAACCGcaacccttcttcttcctctcaccCTCATCACTGTTTCTCCCTCTCCTTCTCGCCGGCGCCGCCGCCACTAACCTCCGTCTCCCTCCATCTACCAGCAACGCTCTCCTCTTTTTCTTACCTCGCCCAAATCACCTTCAATATCATAGGTCACGATTGTCACAGCCGTCACCGCAACTTCAAACCGTTAAAGCTCCACTACTTTTGTTTGTGTCAAGGTGTTATTCATCATTTCATGACTCCACTTTTTTATATTGGTTCTTTATAGAAGGCGATTTTGCTAAGTTTTATGTTGTACAATGATGCCAAGTTCAGTTTTATTTCA harbors:
- the LOC25492583 gene encoding extensin-2 codes for the protein MGTSIEPRNLPRLMYTIAFCMIAISTFATADDKPYYGGQQPYYNYPQPTTPPSYYYKPPSYNNYQSPPLYEYKSPPPYDHKFPPYNYYKSPPPSPPPPFAYKFPPYNYQSPPPYEHKFPPYNYKSPPPYDHKFPPYNYYKPPPPSPPPPYDYKLPPYYYKSPPPPSPSPPPPYVYKSPPPPPYVYKSPPPPPYVYPSPPPPSPPPPYVYKSPPPPPYVYKSPPPPPYVYPSPPPPSPPPPYVYKSPPPPPYVYKSPPPPPYVYKSPPPPPYVYPSPPPPSPPPPYVYKSPPPPPYVYKSPPPPPYVYPSPPPPSPPPPYVYKSPPPPPYVYPSPPPPSPPPPYIYKSPPPPPYVYKSPPPPPYVYPSPPPPSPPPPYIYKSPPPPPYVYTPPPYVYKSPPPPSPSPPPPYVYKSPPPPPYVYKSPPPPPYVYESPPPPQYVYKSPPPPPYVYESPPPPSPSPPPPYYYKPIPPPYVYESPPYIYKSPPPAPYVYKSPPYVYKSPPTPYKPYQYSSPPPPVYVQKYTFLKKMGTSFGLRHLPQLIYISPSHGQQAPYYSKSPPYYYKFPPPPSLSPPPPYVCKYPPYYYIYPPPRSPSPPPPYVYKSPPPPSPSPPPPYVYKSPPPPSLSPPPPHVYKSPPPPSPFPPPPYVYKSPPPPSPSPPPPYVYKSPPPPSPSPPPPYVYKSPPLPSPSPPPPYVYKSPPPPSPPTPPPSPPTPPPSPSVYKSPPPPSPSPPSPYVYKSPPPPSHSPPPPYVYKSLPPPSPSPPPPYVYEPPPPPPPSPTPPPYVYKAPPPPSPSPPPPYVYKSPPPPSPPPYLYKSPPPPSPSPPPPYVYKSPPPPSTSPPSPSPPPPYVYMSPPPHSPSSPPPYVYNSPPPSPPPPYVYESPPPPSPSPPPSYVYKSHPPPSPPPPDYYKSPPPPSPSPPPPYVYKSPPPPTPSPPPPCI